In Cellvibrio polysaccharolyticus, a genomic segment contains:
- a CDS encoding glycoside hydrolase family 3 protein → MRENSIFRRSLLACTVFAILAGCDSSPKDAANNTSSADQASSAVESSKVEWPVIKSAIPQDAAVEARIDELLARMTVEEKVGQMIQPEIKQATAEDVKKYHLGSVLNGGGTTPNNDKYAKLSDWVALADSYWHASVDKTDGRAGIPIIWGTDAVHGLGNVVGATLFPHNIALGATHNPELLKKIGEVTAREIAATGLDWNFSPTVAVARDDRWGRTYEAWSEDPEVVGAYAGEMVKGLQGVYGTDEYFTDRHVIATAKHFIGDGGTLDGVDRGETQGDEKVLRDIHGAGYFTGIEAGVQVVMASFTSWQGTRMHGHEYLLTNVLKERMGFDGFVVGDWSGHGFIPGCTALDCPQAINAGLDIFMVPEPEWKTLFHNTVEQVNSGVISAQRLDDAVRRILRVKIRAGLFERGAPSTRSLAGREDVLGSAEHRAVALQAVRESLVLLKNKNGLLPLSRNSNVLVTGDGADNIGKQAGGWSVSWQGTGNTNTDFPGGTSIYAGINKVVSEAGGQVELSEDGSFKNKPDVAIVVFGEDPYAEMQGDVANLAYKPRDQRDWELLKSLQAQGIPVVSLFITGRPLWVNREINASDAFVSIWQPGTEGQGIADVIFRNAEGEVNHDMKGRLTFSWPTRPDQFLLNRGDADYQPLFPYGFGLSYQDKDTLGDDLSEEGIALGETVEVLEIFNRRPIAPWDIEIIGFQNDREVMSSNTLSLSSLSIEAVDRNEQQDARRVVWNGKGVGQVALGTANRQDFLSYAQEKSALIFDIKVNRAPTDKTLFRLGCGSYCASDLDFTEKLTALAGKEWQTISIDLTCFPNAGANFGVTQPPEEFLTQVLQPFSLLTSGELDITFARVRLERGAATGQCQ, encoded by the coding sequence ATGAGAGAAAATTCAATTTTCCGACGTTCACTATTGGCATGTACGGTATTCGCTATTCTGGCTGGCTGTGATTCCTCCCCGAAAGATGCGGCAAACAACACCTCGTCAGCTGACCAGGCTTCTTCTGCAGTTGAGAGCAGCAAAGTCGAGTGGCCCGTTATCAAAAGTGCTATTCCGCAAGATGCCGCGGTTGAAGCACGTATTGATGAGTTGCTGGCGCGCATGACGGTGGAAGAAAAAGTCGGCCAGATGATTCAGCCTGAAATCAAACAGGCAACGGCTGAAGATGTAAAAAAATATCACCTGGGGTCGGTCCTCAACGGTGGTGGCACTACGCCCAACAATGACAAGTACGCCAAGCTTTCTGACTGGGTTGCTCTGGCAGACAGTTATTGGCATGCCTCGGTAGACAAAACCGATGGTCGTGCCGGTATTCCTATTATCTGGGGAACCGATGCAGTACACGGTTTGGGTAATGTGGTCGGGGCAACCTTGTTCCCGCATAACATTGCCCTGGGTGCCACGCATAACCCGGAGTTGTTGAAAAAAATCGGCGAAGTGACGGCACGCGAAATTGCTGCCACCGGTCTGGACTGGAACTTCTCGCCCACCGTTGCGGTTGCACGTGACGACCGCTGGGGCCGCACTTACGAAGCCTGGTCAGAAGATCCGGAAGTGGTGGGCGCCTACGCCGGTGAGATGGTGAAAGGGTTGCAAGGCGTTTACGGTACCGATGAATACTTTACCGACCGCCATGTGATTGCTACCGCCAAACACTTTATTGGCGACGGCGGTACACTCGACGGTGTAGACCGCGGTGAAACCCAGGGCGATGAAAAAGTGCTGCGTGATATTCACGGTGCCGGTTATTTCACCGGTATTGAAGCCGGTGTTCAGGTGGTGATGGCCTCCTTCACCAGCTGGCAGGGCACCCGCATGCACGGTCACGAATATTTGCTGACCAATGTATTGAAAGAGCGCATGGGCTTTGACGGATTTGTCGTTGGCGACTGGAGTGGTCACGGCTTTATTCCAGGCTGTACCGCGCTGGATTGTCCGCAAGCGATTAATGCCGGCCTGGATATTTTCATGGTGCCGGAACCGGAATGGAAAACCCTGTTCCACAACACCGTTGAGCAAGTCAATTCCGGTGTGATTTCTGCGCAGCGTCTGGACGATGCCGTACGTCGTATTTTGCGCGTAAAAATTCGTGCCGGATTGTTTGAGCGCGGTGCGCCATCTACCCGTTCTCTGGCTGGCCGTGAAGACGTGCTGGGCTCAGCAGAACACCGTGCGGTTGCCTTGCAGGCGGTGCGTGAATCCCTGGTATTGTTGAAAAATAAAAACGGTTTATTGCCTTTGTCCCGTAACAGCAACGTGCTGGTAACCGGTGACGGCGCCGACAATATCGGCAAGCAGGCCGGTGGCTGGTCTGTCTCCTGGCAGGGTACCGGCAACACCAATACCGACTTCCCCGGTGGTACTTCCATTTATGCCGGTATTAACAAGGTGGTCAGCGAAGCCGGTGGTCAGGTTGAGCTGAGCGAAGACGGCAGTTTCAAAAACAAACCTGATGTTGCCATCGTAGTATTTGGTGAAGATCCTTACGCTGAAATGCAGGGTGATGTTGCCAATCTTGCGTACAAACCGCGCGATCAACGTGATTGGGAATTACTGAAGTCGCTGCAAGCCCAGGGCATTCCGGTGGTTTCCCTGTTCATCACCGGCCGTCCTTTGTGGGTGAATCGTGAAATCAACGCGTCAGATGCATTTGTCAGCATTTGGCAGCCAGGCACTGAAGGTCAGGGTATTGCTGATGTGATCTTCCGTAATGCCGAGGGTGAAGTTAATCACGACATGAAAGGCCGCCTGACATTCTCCTGGCCGACCCGTCCGGATCAATTTTTGTTGAACCGTGGCGATGCCGACTACCAGCCGTTGTTCCCTTACGGTTTCGGTTTGAGCTATCAGGACAAAGACACCCTGGGTGATGATCTGTCGGAAGAAGGTATCGCATTGGGTGAGACGGTAGAAGTTCTGGAAATTTTCAATCGTCGTCCGATTGCGCCCTGGGATATTGAAATCATCGGCTTCCAGAATGACCGTGAAGTGATGTCCAGCAACACGCTCAGCCTGTCGTCGTTAAGCATTGAAGCGGTAGATCGCAACGAACAGCAAGATGCTCGCCGTGTGGTCTGGAATGGTAAAGGCGTTGGTCAGGTTGCGCTGGGTACTGCCAACCGCCAGGATTTCCTCTCTTACGCTCAGGAAAAGTCGGCACTGATTTTTGATATCAAAGTTAATCGTGCACCGACTGACAAAACCCTGTTCCGTTTGGGTTGTGGTTCTTACTGTGCATCCGATCTGGACTTCACTGAAAAATTGACCGCATTGGCAGGCAAGGAATGGCAAACCATCAGCATTGACCTGACCTGCTTTCCTAACGCCGGTGCCAATTTCGGTGTAACCCAGCCGCCGGAAGAATTCCTTACGCAAGTGCTGCAACCTTTCTCGCTGCTGACCAGTGGTGAATTGGATATTACCTTTGCGCGCGTACGTCTGGAGCGTGGTGCTGCAACCGGTCAATGCCAGTAA
- the glk gene encoding glucokinase produces MSQFQLLVADIGGTNARFGLVELGLGAEQSNPASGFLATRQITLKCAEHTGIAAMAKAYCAQLGINVPKYACLAVAGPIENGQVKMTNLDWSISIEEMRAELDMKSLFVINDFAALAYATPFLKPHELLPLHQGTADPEAVIAVFGPGTGFGMAALVPDNNDWKILPTEGGHCSFAATNEKEQAIRAFAARQFDHVSIEDLISGRGLVTIYKALGDLASQAVEDFTPADVSTRAINNEDALCRDALETFCLMLGSVAGDKALSLGAKGGVFLGGGIIPKIANFINPETFAERFINKRPMSGYLEDIPVSMIINDKAALVGTAAWLVNHTPELHQAYHS; encoded by the coding sequence ATGAGTCAGTTTCAATTATTGGTAGCCGACATCGGCGGCACCAATGCCCGGTTTGGCCTTGTTGAATTAGGTCTGGGCGCAGAACAATCCAACCCCGCATCCGGTTTTTTGGCCACTCGTCAGATTACCCTGAAATGCGCAGAACACACCGGCATTGCTGCTATGGCTAAAGCCTATTGCGCACAACTGGGTATCAATGTACCCAAATACGCCTGTCTGGCAGTGGCCGGCCCGATCGAAAATGGTCAGGTAAAAATGACCAATCTCGACTGGAGCATTTCTATTGAAGAGATGCGTGCCGAACTGGACATGAAGTCGCTGTTTGTTATCAATGACTTCGCAGCGCTGGCTTATGCAACGCCCTTCCTGAAACCTCACGAACTGCTGCCCTTGCATCAAGGTACTGCAGACCCGGAAGCCGTTATTGCGGTGTTTGGCCCGGGCACCGGTTTTGGCATGGCGGCGCTGGTGCCGGATAACAATGACTGGAAAATTTTGCCGACCGAGGGTGGCCATTGCAGCTTTGCCGCTACCAACGAGAAGGAGCAGGCGATTCGTGCGTTCGCTGCCCGTCAATTTGACCACGTATCGATTGAAGACCTGATTTCCGGTCGCGGCCTGGTCACAATTTATAAGGCACTGGGCGATCTGGCCAGCCAGGCGGTAGAAGATTTTACGCCGGCTGACGTCAGCACTCGCGCTATCAACAACGAAGATGCTCTCTGCCGGGATGCACTGGAAACTTTCTGCCTGATGCTGGGTAGCGTGGCGGGCGATAAAGCACTGTCACTGGGAGCCAAAGGCGGGGTATTTTTGGGCGGGGGAATTATTCCGAAAATTGCCAATTTTATTAATCCGGAAACTTTTGCCGAGCGCTTTATCAATAAGCGCCCCATGTCGGGCTATCTGGAAGACATTCCTGTCAGCATGATCATTAATGACAAGGCAGCGCTGGTGGGAACCGCCGCATGGCTGGTCAACCACACCCCGGAACTGCACCAGGCTTATCACAGCTGA
- a CDS encoding LacI family DNA-binding transcriptional regulator yields MSKATIDDVAALAGVSIKTVSRVVNKEPNVRQVTREKVLAAVAQLDYRPNASARSLAGNRSYVLGLLYGTPSANYILDVQVGVLNLCRPQGYDLLIHPCVYRDENLVEDIVELVRQKRIDGVILTPPLTDHMEVLSELERLEVPFVRIAPTLNKELSPYVETNDQEAAYDMTGQLIAMGHRDIAFITGHPDHRAVAKRFDGYQAALKDRGIPFRPDLVENGLNSFASGEVCARRLLGRQPRPTAIFAANDDMAAAVMMVAHQQGIRIPDELSVAGFDDTPVAYQLWPALTTVRQPVQQMARKAAELLLKRLKGKDVPLPVGVLSSSLILRDSTGPLSGVAGS; encoded by the coding sequence TTGTCGAAGGCAACCATTGATGATGTGGCCGCACTGGCTGGCGTCTCGATTAAAACGGTTTCGCGTGTTGTTAATAAAGAGCCTAATGTCAGGCAAGTAACCCGTGAAAAAGTACTGGCTGCTGTAGCGCAATTGGACTATCGCCCCAACGCTTCTGCTCGAAGTCTCGCGGGCAACCGCTCTTATGTTCTGGGGCTTTTATACGGTACGCCCAGCGCAAACTACATTCTCGATGTGCAAGTCGGGGTGCTGAACCTGTGCCGCCCGCAGGGGTACGATTTGCTGATTCACCCCTGTGTGTACCGCGACGAAAATCTGGTGGAGGATATTGTTGAGCTGGTGCGACAAAAGCGCATCGACGGCGTTATTCTGACCCCGCCATTGACTGACCATATGGAAGTGCTTTCGGAGCTGGAACGTCTTGAAGTTCCGTTTGTTCGCATCGCCCCCACGCTGAATAAGGAATTATCACCCTACGTTGAAACCAATGATCAGGAAGCGGCCTACGATATGACCGGGCAATTGATTGCGATGGGGCACCGCGATATTGCCTTCATTACCGGTCACCCTGACCACCGCGCTGTGGCAAAACGCTTTGACGGTTATCAGGCAGCGTTAAAAGATCGCGGCATTCCTTTTCGCCCTGACCTGGTTGAAAATGGTCTGAATTCTTTCGCTTCCGGTGAAGTCTGCGCTCGCAGGCTGCTGGGGCGTCAACCGCGTCCTACCGCCATTTTTGCCGCCAACGATGACATGGCCGCCGCCGTGATGATGGTGGCGCATCAACAGGGCATACGCATCCCGGATGAATTATCGGTAGCCGGTTTTGATGATACGCCGGTCGCTTATCAATTGTGGCCAGCGCTGACAACGGTTCGACAACCGGTTCAGCAGATGGCACGCAAGGCAGCAGAATTGTTATTAAAACGTTTGAAAGGGAAAGATGTGCCGCTGCCGGTGGGCGTGCTGAGTTCCAGCTTGATTCTGCGTGATTCAACCGGCCCTTTATCAGGCGTTGCGGGAAGTTGA
- a CDS encoding DUF481 domain-containing protein, whose translation MKSKLVVALSALGFCAFASAEPEQPWEVKAELGVIATSGNTETTSIQAKLDAKQYTPRWHNHYVLNGLFKRDQVTRDDGTKTKEDTAEKYFASAKTAYQLDNDTSNLFLFGSHTDDKFGSYSEYSTVAVGYGARVFETDTMKLDAEVGPGYFRAKQVLNDETTEREDGFLLRGAASFNWQFTETAEFNQTVSVESAQENTRTIAESSVSTRINNSMQLKVGFNVSNDSDVAPGKKKTDTTSYVNLVYSF comes from the coding sequence ATGAAAAGTAAATTGGTTGTGGCTCTGTCGGCATTGGGTTTTTGCGCTTTTGCATCGGCCGAACCGGAGCAGCCCTGGGAAGTTAAAGCCGAGCTTGGTGTTATTGCAACATCCGGTAATACTGAAACTACCAGCATACAAGCCAAGCTTGATGCAAAACAGTATACGCCTCGCTGGCATAATCATTATGTGTTGAACGGTCTGTTCAAGCGCGATCAGGTAACACGTGATGATGGCACCAAAACAAAAGAAGATACCGCTGAAAAATATTTTGCTTCTGCAAAAACTGCTTATCAGCTGGATAACGACACCAGCAACCTGTTCCTGTTTGGTTCGCATACCGACGATAAATTCGGTTCATACAGTGAGTATTCCACGGTGGCAGTTGGTTATGGCGCTCGTGTTTTTGAAACCGACACCATGAAACTCGATGCTGAAGTGGGTCCCGGTTATTTCCGGGCCAAGCAAGTGCTTAATGATGAAACCACGGAAAGAGAAGATGGGTTTTTGCTGCGTGGTGCGGCCAGTTTTAATTGGCAATTCACGGAAACCGCAGAATTTAACCAAACCGTGAGTGTTGAATCTGCCCAGGAAAATACTCGCACTATTGCAGAATCATCGGTCAGTACCCGCATCAACAATTCCATGCAGTTGAAAGTGGGCTTTAACGTTTCCAATGATAGCGATGTTGCTCCCGGTAAAAAGAAAACCGATACCACCAGCTACGTGAATCTGGTTTACAGTTTTTAA
- the dusA gene encoding tRNA dihydrouridine(20/20a) synthase DusA translates to MTDSATLPAINRRFCAAPMMSWSDTHCRNFWRMLSKETVLYTEMVTSGALLQGDRQRFLRFKTAEHPVALQLGGSNPADLAECARIAEDFGYDEINLNCGCPSDKVQSGKIGACLMAEPALVADCMDAMRQATRLPVTIKHRIGIDEMNDYDDMAAFVKTISDTGCKTFIVHARKAWLKGLNPKENRDIPPLQYERVFQLKAEFPELEIIINGGITSLEQSKVLLEKVDGVMLGREIYSNPWLLSEVDREIYGTGAQKLTRQTVMEQFIAYCEEQLAEGTRLHHLTRHITGLYQGLPGARQFRRTLSEQAHPRTAGIDVLKRALEHVYAVDNNPTASLL, encoded by the coding sequence ATGACCGACTCCGCTACTTTACCCGCCATTAACCGCCGTTTTTGCGCCGCTCCGATGATGTCCTGGTCTGATACCCATTGTCGCAATTTTTGGCGCATGTTGAGCAAAGAGACTGTTTTATACACCGAAATGGTCACTTCAGGCGCTCTTTTACAGGGCGATCGGCAGCGTTTTTTAAGGTTCAAGACCGCAGAGCATCCGGTTGCACTGCAACTGGGCGGAAGCAACCCGGCTGATCTGGCGGAATGTGCCCGTATCGCAGAAGATTTTGGTTACGATGAAATCAACCTCAATTGCGGTTGTCCCAGTGATAAGGTGCAGAGCGGAAAAATTGGTGCCTGCCTGATGGCAGAGCCGGCGTTGGTAGCCGACTGCATGGATGCCATGCGCCAGGCCACTCGCCTGCCGGTGACGATCAAGCACCGCATTGGAATTGATGAGATGAACGACTATGACGACATGGCCGCCTTCGTCAAAACCATCTCCGACACCGGCTGCAAGACATTTATCGTGCATGCCCGCAAAGCCTGGCTTAAAGGTCTCAACCCCAAGGAAAACCGCGATATTCCTCCACTGCAATATGAACGGGTATTTCAGCTGAAAGCCGAGTTTCCCGAACTGGAGATTATTATCAATGGGGGCATTACTTCGCTGGAGCAAAGCAAGGTGCTGCTGGAAAAAGTGGACGGCGTTATGCTGGGTCGCGAAATCTACAGCAACCCCTGGTTACTCAGTGAAGTAGACCGGGAGATTTACGGCACTGGTGCACAAAAGTTGACCAGACAAACGGTAATGGAGCAGTTTATCGCCTATTGTGAGGAACAATTGGCCGAGGGAACACGTCTTCATCACCTGACCCGGCATATCACCGGGCTTTACCAGGGCTTGCCAGGTGCCCGTCAGTTTCGCCGCACGCTCAGCGAGCAAGCGCACCCGCGCACAGCCGGCATTGATGTTTTGAAACGGGCACTGGAACATGTCTACGCCGTCGATAACAACCCGACTGCCAGCCTGTTATAG
- the tal gene encoding transaldolase — protein MTSKLEQLKQFTDVVADTGDIEAIRLYKPLDATTNPSLLYKAAQLPQYHELVAKSIAAAKDVQGSAAQLSAAADHLAVAIGLEILKIVPGRISTEVDARLSFDTKASVEKAHQLIDLYAKGGADKSRVLIKLASTWEGIRAAEILEKEGINCNLTLLFGFNQAAACADAGAFLISPFVGRILDWYKSNTDKKEYTAEEDPGVLSVRHIYNYYKQHGYKTVVMGASFRNLGEIEALAGCDRLTISPQLLQELENDTGKLERRLSPDHVGEKIEKLIDTESSFRLAVNNDAMATDKLADGIRNFVKDQINLENLLKDRAQ, from the coding sequence GTGACCAGCAAACTTGAACAGTTAAAACAATTTACCGATGTGGTTGCCGATACCGGTGACATTGAAGCCATCCGCTTGTACAAGCCGCTCGATGCAACCACCAACCCGTCACTGCTTTATAAAGCAGCTCAACTGCCGCAATACCATGAGCTGGTAGCCAAATCCATCGCCGCCGCCAAAGACGTGCAAGGCAGCGCTGCTCAATTGTCTGCTGCAGCTGACCACCTGGCCGTTGCCATTGGCCTTGAGATTCTCAAAATTGTTCCAGGCCGCATCTCTACTGAAGTAGATGCCCGCCTGTCTTTCGACACCAAAGCCAGCGTTGAAAAAGCGCATCAGCTGATTGACCTCTACGCCAAAGGTGGTGCTGATAAATCCCGCGTGCTGATCAAACTGGCCTCTACCTGGGAAGGCATCCGTGCCGCCGAGATTCTGGAAAAAGAAGGCATCAACTGTAACCTGACGCTGTTGTTCGGTTTCAACCAGGCAGCAGCCTGTGCCGACGCCGGTGCATTCCTGATTTCTCCGTTCGTAGGCCGTATTCTGGATTGGTACAAATCCAACACCGACAAAAAAGAATACACCGCGGAAGAAGATCCAGGTGTGCTGTCTGTTCGCCACATCTACAACTACTACAAACAACACGGTTACAAAACAGTGGTAATGGGCGCAAGCTTCCGCAACCTGGGTGAAATTGAAGCCTTGGCCGGTTGCGACCGTTTGACCATCAGCCCGCAATTGCTGCAGGAACTGGAAAACGATACCGGCAAACTGGAACGTCGTCTGTCTCCGGATCATGTAGGCGAGAAAATTGAGAAGCTGATCGACACCGAGTCTTCCTTCCGCCTGGCAGTGAACAATGATGCCATGGCAACTGACAAACTGGCTGACGGTATCCGTAACTTCGTTAAGGATCAGATCAACCTGGAAAACTTACTGAAAGACCGTGCTCAATAA
- a CDS encoding tellurite resistance TerB family protein: MLNKLSRFFERHLSPTGDVSSSPEAAFSRKQLAVAALLVEVARADHHIGQQELDHLPLLLQAKFQLTAEQLDDLIEIAKEQSSDATSLHQFTQWINRECNDEEKLQLLAAMWQLAYIDGELDKYEEYVIRKVADLIYVPHSEFLRARLRAKNTLSVD, from the coding sequence GTGCTCAATAAGTTATCCCGCTTTTTCGAACGTCATCTGTCCCCGACAGGTGACGTTTCGTCATCTCCCGAGGCTGCTTTTTCGCGCAAGCAATTAGCGGTGGCTGCGTTACTGGTGGAAGTTGCCCGTGCCGATCATCATATTGGCCAGCAGGAACTTGATCACCTGCCCTTGTTGCTGCAAGCCAAATTTCAGCTGACAGCCGAACAGCTGGACGACCTGATAGAGATCGCCAAAGAACAATCTTCCGACGCAACCTCGCTGCACCAGTTTACGCAGTGGATCAATCGGGAGTGCAACGATGAAGAGAAATTACAGCTGTTAGCCGCGATGTGGCAGCTGGCTTATATTGACGGTGAACTGGATAAATACGAAGAGTATGTCATTCGAAAAGTGGCAGATCTTATCTATGTTCCGCACAGCGAATTTCTACGCGCACGACTGCGAGCGAAAAACACGCTTTCAGTAGATTAA
- a CDS encoding STAS domain-containing protein: MQPGQILVADQQGVYVIKMIGDVRLTLCISFDRFIEKMLGQPDFSMVLFDLSQASGIDSTTLGLMARIGIQVNERYQVRPVVFSDNPSINRVLESMGFQDIFCIVNQANIPLVPEQSLDQQVEPESLVKQKVLDAHKVLMGLNTSNFDNFCNLVKMLETPPAG; this comes from the coding sequence ATGCAGCCCGGCCAGATTCTGGTTGCTGACCAACAAGGCGTTTATGTCATCAAGATGATTGGTGACGTGCGATTAACGCTTTGTATTTCTTTTGATCGTTTCATTGAAAAAATGCTGGGACAGCCGGATTTTTCCATGGTGCTGTTTGATCTCTCCCAGGCATCCGGTATTGATAGTACTACGCTCGGATTAATGGCGCGGATTGGTATTCAGGTCAATGAGCGCTATCAGGTAAGGCCTGTGGTATTTTCCGATAACCCGAGCATTAATCGTGTGCTGGAAAGTATGGGGTTTCAGGATATTTTCTGTATCGTCAACCAGGCCAATATACCGCTGGTGCCTGAACAATCACTGGATCAGCAAGTGGAGCCGGAAAGTCTGGTGAAGCAAAAAGTCCTGGATGCGCACAAGGTTTTGATGGGATTGAACACTAGTAACTTTGATAATTTTTGCAATTTGGTGAAAATGCTGGAAACCCCGCCTGCCGGTTAA